In one window of Oryza sativa Japonica Group chromosome 9, ASM3414082v1 DNA:
- the LOC107278561 gene encoding auxin-responsive protein SAUR36, whose protein sequence is MISAKRLVQLAKWQRMAALGRKRIMGKAQETEECSTSVAVKGHCVMYTADGRRFEVPLAYLGTVVFSELLRMSQEEFGFTSDGRIVLPCDAAEMEYAMCLLKRNPSVEVVDALLSSMLIRCHCTGSMVPTVGVNQQISCL, encoded by the coding sequence ATGATCAGCGCCAAGAGACTGGTTCAATTGGCAAAGTGGCAGAGGATGGCAGCCCTTGGAAGGAAGAGGATCATGGGAAAGGCCCAAGAAACTGAAGAATGCTCCACTTCTGTAGCAGTCAAGGGCCACTGCGTCATGTACACAGCTGATGGGAGGCGGTTTGAGGTCCCATTGGCGTACCTTGGCACAGTGGTCTTCAGTGAACTCCTGAGGATGTCCCAGGAGGAGTTTGGCTTCACAAGCGACGGGAGAATTGTGTTGCCTTGTGATGCTGCAGAAATGGAGTATGCCATGTGCTTGCTCAAGAGGAATCCATCGGTCGAGGTGGTGGATGCATTGCTCAGCTCTATGCTGATACGTTGCCACTGCACTGGTAGTATGGTGCCAACTGTCGGAGTCAACCAGCAAATTTCCTGCTTGTAG